The Streptomyces sp. NBC_00224 genome contains the following window.
GGTGCTCCATCTCCGTGATGACTATCTCGGTCTCGTGGTCCACGCGGTAGGGCTCGTCGGCCCAGCCCAGCATGTTGGCGACCAGGTTGAGCGACTCCGAGGCGTTCTTGGTGAAGATCACCTCGTCGCGGCTCGGCGCGTTGATGAACGCGGCGACCTTGTCGCGCGCGCCCTCGTACAGCGCCGTGGCCTCCTCGGCCACCGTGTACACACCACGGTGGACGTTGGCGTTGTGCCGCTCGTAGTACTCGTTGAGGGCGTCGAGCACCTGGCGCGGCTTCTGCGAAGTCGCCGCGCTGTCGAGGTACACGATCTTCTTCCCGTCGTGGACCACACGGTCCAGCAAGGGGAAGTCCTTGCGGATCGCCTCGGTGTCGAGGAGGCCCGGCAGAATCGTCACTCGGAAGCGCCGCCCTTCGTGCTGTAGGCCTCGTAACCCTCGTTCTCCAGCTTGTCGGCGAGCTCGGCGCCGCCGGACTCGGCGATGCGGCCCTCGGAGAAGACGTGGACGAAGTCAGGCTTGATGTAGCGCAGGATGCGCGTGTAGTGGGTGATCAGCAGGGTGCCGACCTCGCCGGTCGCGCGGACGCGGTTGACGCCCTCGGAGACCTGGCGCAGCGCGTCGACGTCCAGACCGGAGTCGGTCTCGTCGAGGATCGCGATCTTCGGCTTGAGGAGCTCCAGCTGAAGGATCTCGTGGCGCTTCTTCTCACCGCCGGAGAAGCCCTCGTTGACGTTGCGCTCGGCGAAGGCCGGGTCCATCTGGAGCTGCTCCATCGCGGACTTGACCTCCTTCACCCAGGTGCGCAGCTTGGGCGCCTCGCCGCGCATGGCGGTGGCGGAGGTGCGCAGGAAGTTGGAGACCGAGACGCCGGGGACCTCGACCGGGTACTGCATGGCCAGGAAGACGCCGGCGCGGGCGCGCTCGTCGACGGACATCTCCAGGACGTCCTCGCCGTCCAGCGTGACCGTGCCGCTGGTGATCGTGTACTTGGGGTGACCCGCGAGCGAGTACGCGAGGGTGGACTTGCCGGAGCCGTTGGGGCCCATGATGGCGTGGGTCTCGCCCTGCTTCACGGTCAGGTCGACGCCCTTGAGGATCTCCCGGGGGCCGTTCTCGGCTTCCACGGAGACGTGCAGGTCGCGGATTTCAAGCGTTGCCATGGGGACTTAGTTCTCCTGGGATACGGAGACGAGCACATCGTCCCCTTCGATCTTTACGGGGTAAACGGGCACGGGTCGCGTCGCGGGCAGGCCCGACGGCTTGCCGGTGCGCAGGTCGAACGTGGAGCCGTGCAGCCAGCACTCGATCTGGCAGTCCTCCACCTCGCCCTCCGACAGCGAGACGTTCGCGTGCGAGCAGATGTCGTGGATCGCGAACACCTCGCCCCCGGTGCGGACGAGCGACACCGGCGTGCCGTCGAGTTCCACCCGCTTCGGGGTGTCCTCTTCCAGCTCGCTCAGTGCGCAGACGCGGACGAAGGCGGACATCAGACGGACGCCTCCAGCTCCGCCTCGATCTTGGCGAGCAGTCGCTCCTCGACGTCCGCGACACCGATCTGCTGGACCAGCTCGGCGAAGAAGCCGCGGACCACCAGACGGCGGGCCTCGGCCGCGGGGATGCCGCGCGCCATCAGGTAGAACAGCTGCTCGTCGTCGAAGCGGCCGGTGGCGGAGGCGTGACCGGCGCCGGCGATCTCGCCGGTCTCGATCTCCAGGTTCGGCACGGAGTCGACGCGGGCGCCGTCCGTCAGGACCAGGTTGCGGTTCATCTCGTAGGTGTCGGTGCCCTCGGCCTTGGCCTGGATGAGGACGTCACCGATCCACACGGCGTGCGCGCCGTCGCCCTGCAGAGCGCCCTTGTACACGGCGTTGGACTTGCAGTGCGGCATGTTGTGGTCGACGAGGAGGCGGTGCTCCTGGTGCTGGCCCTTGTCGGTGAAGTACAGACCGAAGAGCTCGGCCTCGCCGCCGGTGCCCGCGTAGGAGACGCGCGGGTGCAGGCGGACCAGGTCGCCGCCGAAGGTGACCACGACGGACTTGAAGGAGGCGTCGCGGCCGACCAGCGCGTTGTGCTGGGCGACGTGGACGGCCTTGGCGTCCCAGTCCTGCACGGAGACGACGGTCAGCTTGGCGCCGTCGCCGAGGACGAAGTCCACGTTGGCGGCGAGCACCGCGTCACCGGTGTGGTCGATGACCACGACGGCCTCGGCGAACGCGCCGAGCTCGACGACCTGGTGCGCGAAGACGGTGCCGCCCTCGCCGTGCACGGCGATGCGGATCGGCTCGGTGAGGACCGCCTCCTTGGCGACGGTGACGACCGAGGCCTTCTCGAACGAGGAGTACGCCTGGGCGGCGACGCGGTCGACGGGCTTGCCTGCCCGGCCGAGCCGGGCGTCGTCGCGGCCGACGGTCTCGACGGTGACGCCCTCGGGGGCCGTCACCTCGACGCGCAGTCCGTCACCGGTCGCGACGGCGGTGCCGTCGTGCAGCCCGCGCAGCCGCTCCAGCGGCGTGAACCGCCACTCCTCCTCGCGGCCGTGCGGAACCGGGAAGTCCGCCACGTCGAAGGAGGGGGGCGCGCTCATGCGCGTGGCGACGGTGGACTCGGCGGCCACCGCGATCGAACCGGCAGTGGTGGAGCCCGCCGGAATGTTCTGAGCCTCAGCCATGGCTGTCGTAGTGCTCTCTTCCTAGATCAGTCTGCGTGCGCTGCTGGGGGTCGGTCGTCAGGCTGTGCTAGCCGACCGAACCCTCCATCTGCAGCTCGATCAGCCGGTTGAGCTCCAGGGCGTACTCCATGGGCAGCTCCTTGGCGATCGGCTCGACGAAGCCGCGCACGATCATCGCCATCGCCTCGAACTCGGTCAGACCGCGGCTCATCAGGTAGAAGAGCTGGTCCTCGGAGACCTTGGAGACGGTCGCCTCGTGGCCCATGGACACGTCGTCCTCGCGGACGTCGACGTACGGGTACGTGTCGGAGCGGGAGATCGTGTCGACGAGCAGCGCGTCGCACAGCACGTTCGACTTCGATCCGTGGGCGCCCTCGCCGATCTCGACCAGACCGCGGTACGAGGTGCGGCCGCCGCCACGGGCCACCGACTTCGACACGATGTTGGACGACGTGTTCGGCGCCATGTGGACCATCTTGGAGCCGGCGTCCTGGTGCTGGCCCTCGCCCGCGAAGGCGATGGACAGAGTCTCGCCCTTGGCGTGCTCGCCCATCAGGTAGACGGCCGGGTACTTCATGGTGACCTTGGAACCGATGTTGCCGTCGATCCACTCCATGGTCGCGCCCTCGTACGCCACGGCGCGCTTGGTGACCAGGTTGTAGACGTTGTTCGACCAGTTCTGGATCGTCGTGTAGCGGCAGCGGCCGCCCTTCTTGACGATGATCTCGACGACGGCGCTGTGCAGCGAGTCCGAGGAGTAGATCGGGGCGGTGCAGCCCTCGACGTAGTGGACGTACGCGTCCTCGTCGACGATGATCAGCGTCCGCTCGAACTGGCCCATGTTCTCCGTGTTGATACGGAAGTAGGCCTGGAGCGGGATGTCGACCTTGACGCCCTTGGGCACGTAGATGAACGAGCCGCCGGACCACACGGCCGTGTTCAGCGACGCGAACTTGTTGTCGCCGACCGGGATGACGGTGCCGAAGTACTCCTGGAAGAGCTCCGGGTGCTCCTTCAGCGCGGTGTCCGTGTCGAGGAAGATGACGCCCTGCTCCTCCAGGTCCTCACGGATCTGGTGGTAGACGACCTCGGACTCGTACTGGGCCGCGACACCGGCGACGAGGCGCTGCTTCTCCGCCTCCGGGATGCCGAGCTTGTCGTACGTGTTCTTGATGTCCTCCGGCAGGTCCTCCCAGGAAGCGGCCTGCTTCTCGGTGGAGCGCACGAAGTACTTGATGTTGTCGAAGTCGATGCCCGAGAGGTCGGAGCCCCAGTTCGGCATGGGCTTCCTGTCGAACAGCCGAAGGCCCTTGAGGCGCAGCTTCAGCATCCACTCGGGCTCGTTCTTCTTCGAGGAGATGTCGCGGACGACGTCCTCGGAGAGCCCGCGCTTGGCAGTGGCGCCCGCCGCGTCGGAGTCGGCCCAGCCGTACTCGTAGTTGCCCAGGCCCTCAAGTTCGGGGTGGGCAGTCTCCGTGGGGAGAGTCATGCGGGGTTCCTCCCGGCCGTGCTTGTGGATGCTGATTCGGTGGTGGTCTGTGGTGCGCTGTGCGGGATGAACGTCGTGCACACCCCGTCGCCGTGGGCGATGGTGGCCAGACGCTGCACATGGGTCCCGAGGAGGCGGGAGAAGAACTCCGTCTCCGCCTCGCACAGCTGCGGGAACTGCTCGGCGGCGTGGGCGACCGGGCAGTGGTGCTGGCAGAGCTGCTCGCCCCGTCCGGGGAGGGGCGCGCTGCGCGCCGTAGCAGCGTACCCGTCGGCGGTCAAGGCCTTGGCCAGCGCCTCGGTGCGCTCCTCGGGCGGTGCCGCCTCGACGGCCTCGCGATAGCCCTCGGACTGGGACTCGATCCGCGCCCGGGCGAAGGCGACGACGGCTTCCTCGCCGGCCGCGCCGCCGCCCGCGGACTTCTCGATCCAGCGGAGCGCGTCCACGGCCAGCTTGTCGTACGACTGGTCGAAGGCGTCCCGCCCGCAGTCCGTGAGGGCGAAGACCTTGGCGGGCCTGCCCCGGGTCCGTGCCCCGTACACCCGCTGTTCGCGGGGGGCCACGACCTCGTCGGCCACCAGGGCGTCGAGGTGGCGGCGGACGGCGGCCTGGGTGAGGCCGAGGCGCTTCGCGAGGTCCGCGACGGTCGAGGGCCCGTGGTCCAGGACGGAGCGCGCGATCCGGTTGCGGGTGGACCGCTCACCGGTCGCGAGTTCCTCCTGCGGAGCCTCGCCAACGTTTTTCACAACACCATTGTTGCGTAATTCCTCAGAGCCTGACAAGCCACCTCTTGATCATTGAACGGTGCGGTGCATCACTTAGGCATACCTAAGCTGACCTGCGGAAACGATCTCTGATCGATCAAATGAGGCACCTCGCAAAAAGACCCCGCCGACCGGTTTGACCTCGGGGTATGGCGTGCGGGGACCCCTTTCGCACACCTCTCCGAACGCCCTTCCGGACGGGTCCGCACAGGGCACCCGGCCGGGCCTGCGGTGGCCGAAAAAGAGAGGTCGCGCGTTCGCGCGTCCGTGCCCCCGTACGACCCCCGCCCCACGGTCCGGGGCGCCGTCCGCCCTGCCTAGACTTGCCGGTCATGAAGAGCGAGTCCGTCGTCCAGGTCAGCGGCCTGGTCAAACGGTACGGATCGAAGACCGCCGTGGACGGCCTCGACCTGCGGGTCGCCGCCGGGACCGTCACCGCTGTCCTCGGCCCCAACGGTGCCGGCAAGACCACCACGATCGAGATCTGCGAGGGCTACCGCAGACCGGACGCCGGCACGGTCCGCGTCCTGGGCCTCGACCCGGTCACCGAGGCCGAGCGGCTCCGCCCGCGCATCGGCGTGATGCTCCAGTCCGGCGGCGTCTACTCCGGCGCCCGCGCCGAGGAGATGCTCCGCCACATGGCCAAGCTGCACGCCCACCCGCTGGACGTGCCCGCGCTCATCGAGCGCCTCGGCCTGGAGAGCTGCGGGCGCACCACCTACCGCCGACTCTCCGGCGGCCAGCAGCAGCGCCTCGCGCTCGCCATGGCCGTGGTCGGCCGCCCCGAGCTGGTCTTCCTGGACGAGCCGACCGCGGGCCTGGACCCGCAGGCCCGCCGCGCCACCTGGGACCTCGTACGGGAACTGCGCGCCGACGGCGTCTCCGTGGTCCTGACCACGCACTTCATGGACGAGGCCGAGGAGCTCGCGGACGACGTGGCGATCGTCGACGCGGGCAAGGTCGTCGCCCAGGGCTCCCCCGAGGCGCTCTGCCGCGGCGGCGCCGAGAACACGCTCCGCTTCACCGGCCGCCCCGGACTCGACCTCGCCTCCCTCCTCAAGGCACTGCCCGACGGCTCGGCCGCGGCGGAGCTCACCTCGGGCGCGTACCGCATCAGCGGCACCGTCGACCCGCAGCTGCTCGCCACCGTCACCTCCTGGTGCGCCCAGCACGGCGTGATGCCCGACGGCATCGCGGTCGAACGCCACACCCTCGAAGACGTCTTTTTGGAACTGACCGGTAGGGAGCTGCGCTCGTGATGCTGGAGGACACCTGGATCGGCCGGGGGTCCGGGGGTTGTCCCCCGGGAAGACACAGCCTGGAACTCACGGGCAGGGAGCTGCGCCGATGAGCGCCGGTACCGGTACGTACACGCCGAACCCGGGGGCCGCGCCCGTCGGCCGGATGATCGGCGCGCAGACCGCCCTTGAGACCCGGATGCTGCTGCGCAACGGCGAGCAGCTGCTGCTCACCGTGGTCATCCCGGCGCTGCTGCTCGTGCTGTTCAGCGCGGTCGACATCATCGACACCGGCGCGGGCGAGTCGGTGGACTTCCTCACCCCCGGGATCCTCGCGCTCGCCGTGATGTCCACCGCCTTCACCGGCCAGGCCATCGCCACCGGCTTCGACCGCCGCTACGGCGTGCTGAAGCGGCTCGGTGCCTCCCCGCTGCCGCGCTGGGCGCTGATGACCGCCAAGACGCTGTCGGTGCTGGTCACCGAGGTCCTCCAGGTCGTCCTGCTGACGGTGATCGCCTTCGCGCTCGGCTGGTCGCCGCACGGCAACCCGTTCGCCGTACTGCTGCTCCTGGTGCTCGGCACGGCCGCGTTCTCCGGGCTCGGGCTGCTGATGGCGGGCACCCTCAAGGCCGAGGCGACGCTCGCCGCGGCCAATCTGGTGTTCCTGCTGCTGCTCGTGGGCGGCGGGGTCATCGTGCCGATGGACAAATTCCCGGACGGCGTGCAGACGGCGCTCGGCCTGCTGCCCGTCTCGGCCCTCTCGGACGGGCTGCGGGACGTCCTTCAGCACGGGGCGTCGATGCCCTGGGGCGACCTGGGGATCCTGGCGGTCTGGACGGTCCTGGGCCTGGGCGCGGCGGCGAAGTTCTTCCGCTGGGAGTAGGCGGCCCACCGGGTGCGCGGACCCCTCGTGCTGTGTTCTCCCGGGGGAGACGACTCCCCCGGACCCCCCTCGTGAAAACGTGCACAAACGGCCCCCTACGATAGGGCGCATGCCGAACGTGACCCGAGCCGATGTGGCTCAGGCGGTGCGCAACCCGCTCGCCTTCATCGCCGAGCGGTGGACACCGTCCCCGCGGACCGTCCAGCGCGCGGCGCTCATCGCCGTCGTCATGGCCGTCGTCATCGTGGTGACCGGCGGCGCGGTCCGGCTCACCGGGTCCGGGCTCGGCTGCCCGACCTGGCCCAAGTGCACCGACCAGAGCCTGACGCCGACCGGCGAGATGGACTTCCACAGCGCCGTCGAGTTCGGCAACCGGATGCTGACGTACGTGCTGTGCGCGGCCGTCGGCTGGGCGATCATCGCGGCCCGGGCCGCGAGCCCGTGGCGGCGCGGTGTCACCCGGCTCGGCTGGATCCAGTTCTGGATCGTCATGGGCAACGCGGTCCTGGGCGGCATCGTCGTCCTGGTCGGCCTCAACCCGTACACCGTCGCGGCGCACTTCCTGCTCTCCACCGCGCTCCTCACGGTCGCGATGACGACCTGGCAGCGCACCCGCGAGGGCGACGGCGAGCCGCGCCCGCTGGTGGGCAAGGCCGTGGTCCAGCTGACCTGGCTGCTCGTGGTCGCGGCGGGCGCGCTGGTCGCGGTCGGCACGGTCGTCACCGGCGCCGGGCGCCACGCGGGCGACTCCAGCGACGTGGAGCGCATCCCGCTGAACTGGACGATGATCAGCCAGCTCCACGCCGACCTCGCCTGGGTCGTGGTGGCCCTGACCGTCGCGCTCTGGTTCGTCCTGAAGGCCGTGGACGCCCCGGTCGGCCCGCGCAACCGGGCCCGTGACCTGTTCCTGGTGCTGATGAGCCAGGGCATCATCGGATACGTCCAGTACTTCACCAAGACCCCCGAGGCCCTGGTCGCGCTGCACATGTTCGGCTCGTGCCTGGTGTGGATCGCCGTGGTGCGGGTGCTGCTCTCGCTGCGCGAGCGGCCGGAGGTCACCGCGCCCGTCCCGGCCCAGTCAGACCCGGCGCTCACCCGCGCCTGACAGCCCGTACACCCGCCGCGCGTTGCCCGCCCCGATCATCGCGGCGACCCGCTCCGCGTCCGTACGGGCCCACGCGCCGTCGGCCACCCAGGCGCCCAGGACGCGGCTCAGCGCGTGGGTGAACAGCCGCGCGCCCACCACGTGCAGTTCGGGCAGCCCGCGCGCGCCGCTGGAGTAGAGCAGCTTCCCGAACGGCGCCAGCTCCAGGAGCTCCGCCAGCACGTCGGCGGCCCTCGCCCCCGTACGCACCAGGGCGGGCCCCACGTCCGCGTACACATGCGGGAAGACGCTCGCCAGATGGGCGGCCTGGCGGTGGTACGGATAGCCGTGCAGCAGCACCAGGTCCGTGCCCAGGCCGTTGGTCGCGGCGGCGAAGGAGGCGAGCCCGGTCGCGTCGTCCATGCCGAGCCTCAGCTGGAGCGGCCGCCCCGAGGCGACCGCGCTCCACAGCAGGTGCCGCAGCAGCACGGGGTCCTCCAGCGGCTCCTGGATGCGGCGCCGGGTGAGCCAGCGGCCCGCCGCCCCGCGCACCTCGCCGGGCCCGGGCGGGTCCGGGTCGAGGCACTGGCGCACGGCCGTGACGGAGATGAAGGCGACGGCCGAGGCGGCCGCGGTGTGCACGGCCTCGGCGAGGTTGGCGAGGAACGCGTCGACGGTGCCCGAGGTGTCGGCGACCTGCTCGGCGAGGAGTTCGAGCCGGACGATCTCATGGGCGTCGGCGGCCCCGGCGGCGGCCAGCTCGCCCGGCCCGGTCAGATCGCCCGGCAGGCCGGTGTCCACCAGATAGGTGGAGACGCCCGAGCCGCGCAGGAGCCTTCTGACGGTCTCCAGGACGCCCAGCTCGCGCCGGCGGGCGAGATAGCGGGCCGGGGCGCAGTGCGCCTCCAGGCCCAGCAGTGGCGGGCACCAGCGGCGGACGGCGAAGCCGGTCTGGGTGTCGAAGAACGTGGTGCCGGGGGCGGGCGGACCGCCGGTCCTGCCGAGCTGGGTCTCGAACGTGCCGAGCCCCAGCTCGGTGCGGAGCACTCCATGGCAGTACTGGTCCACCAGCTCCGGCTGCGGCACGGCGAGGATCATCCGGGGCTCCCTGGGTGGTGTGCTTCCACCTCACTAACGGGTGAG
Protein-coding sequences here:
- the sufC gene encoding Fe-S cluster assembly ATPase SufC, which translates into the protein MATLEIRDLHVSVEAENGPREILKGVDLTVKQGETHAIMGPNGSGKSTLAYSLAGHPKYTITSGTVTLDGEDVLEMSVDERARAGVFLAMQYPVEVPGVSVSNFLRTSATAMRGEAPKLRTWVKEVKSAMEQLQMDPAFAERNVNEGFSGGEKKRHEILQLELLKPKIAILDETDSGLDVDALRQVSEGVNRVRATGEVGTLLITHYTRILRYIKPDFVHVFSEGRIAESGGAELADKLENEGYEAYSTKGGASE
- a CDS encoding non-heme iron oxygenase ferredoxin subunit, producing the protein MSAFVRVCALSELEEDTPKRVELDGTPVSLVRTGGEVFAIHDICSHANVSLSEGEVEDCQIECWLHGSTFDLRTGKPSGLPATRPVPVYPVKIEGDDVLVSVSQEN
- the sufD gene encoding Fe-S cluster assembly protein SufD, with product MAEAQNIPAGSTTAGSIAVAAESTVATRMSAPPSFDVADFPVPHGREEEWRFTPLERLRGLHDGTAVATGDGLRVEVTAPEGVTVETVGRDDARLGRAGKPVDRVAAQAYSSFEKASVVTVAKEAVLTEPIRIAVHGEGGTVFAHQVVELGAFAEAVVVIDHTGDAVLAANVDFVLGDGAKLTVVSVQDWDAKAVHVAQHNALVGRDASFKSVVVTFGGDLVRLHPRVSYAGTGGEAELFGLYFTDKGQHQEHRLLVDHNMPHCKSNAVYKGALQGDGAHAVWIGDVLIQAKAEGTDTYEMNRNLVLTDGARVDSVPNLEIETGEIAGAGHASATGRFDDEQLFYLMARGIPAAEARRLVVRGFFAELVQQIGVADVEERLLAKIEAELEASV
- the sufB gene encoding Fe-S cluster assembly protein SufB is translated as MTLPTETAHPELEGLGNYEYGWADSDAAGATAKRGLSEDVVRDISSKKNEPEWMLKLRLKGLRLFDRKPMPNWGSDLSGIDFDNIKYFVRSTEKQAASWEDLPEDIKNTYDKLGIPEAEKQRLVAGVAAQYESEVVYHQIREDLEEQGVIFLDTDTALKEHPELFQEYFGTVIPVGDNKFASLNTAVWSGGSFIYVPKGVKVDIPLQAYFRINTENMGQFERTLIIVDEDAYVHYVEGCTAPIYSSDSLHSAVVEIIVKKGGRCRYTTIQNWSNNVYNLVTKRAVAYEGATMEWIDGNIGSKVTMKYPAVYLMGEHAKGETLSIAFAGEGQHQDAGSKMVHMAPNTSSNIVSKSVARGGGRTSYRGLVEIGEGAHGSKSNVLCDALLVDTISRSDTYPYVDVREDDVSMGHEATVSKVSEDQLFYLMSRGLTEFEAMAMIVRGFVEPIAKELPMEYALELNRLIELQMEGSVG
- a CDS encoding helix-turn-helix transcriptional regulator; amino-acid sequence: MKNVGEAPQEELATGERSTRNRIARSVLDHGPSTVADLAKRLGLTQAAVRRHLDALVADEVVAPREQRVYGARTRGRPAKVFALTDCGRDAFDQSYDKLAVDALRWIEKSAGGGAAGEEAVVAFARARIESQSEGYREAVEAAPPEERTEALAKALTADGYAATARSAPLPGRGEQLCQHHCPVAHAAEQFPQLCEAETEFFSRLLGTHVQRLATIAHGDGVCTTFIPHSAPQTTTESASTSTAGRNPA
- a CDS encoding ABC transporter ATP-binding protein translates to MKSESVVQVSGLVKRYGSKTAVDGLDLRVAAGTVTAVLGPNGAGKTTTIEICEGYRRPDAGTVRVLGLDPVTEAERLRPRIGVMLQSGGVYSGARAEEMLRHMAKLHAHPLDVPALIERLGLESCGRTTYRRLSGGQQQRLALAMAVVGRPELVFLDEPTAGLDPQARRATWDLVRELRADGVSVVLTTHFMDEAEELADDVAIVDAGKVVAQGSPEALCRGGAENTLRFTGRPGLDLASLLKALPDGSAAAELTSGAYRISGTVDPQLLATVTSWCAQHGVMPDGIAVERHTLEDVFLELTGRELRS
- a CDS encoding ABC transporter permease; protein product: MSAGTGTYTPNPGAAPVGRMIGAQTALETRMLLRNGEQLLLTVVIPALLLVLFSAVDIIDTGAGESVDFLTPGILALAVMSTAFTGQAIATGFDRRYGVLKRLGASPLPRWALMTAKTLSVLVTEVLQVVLLTVIAFALGWSPHGNPFAVLLLLVLGTAAFSGLGLLMAGTLKAEATLAAANLVFLLLLVGGGVIVPMDKFPDGVQTALGLLPVSALSDGLRDVLQHGASMPWGDLGILAVWTVLGLGAAAKFFRWE
- a CDS encoding heme A synthase; amino-acid sequence: MPNVTRADVAQAVRNPLAFIAERWTPSPRTVQRAALIAVVMAVVIVVTGGAVRLTGSGLGCPTWPKCTDQSLTPTGEMDFHSAVEFGNRMLTYVLCAAVGWAIIAARAASPWRRGVTRLGWIQFWIVMGNAVLGGIVVLVGLNPYTVAAHFLLSTALLTVAMTTWQRTREGDGEPRPLVGKAVVQLTWLLVVAAGALVAVGTVVTGAGRHAGDSSDVERIPLNWTMISQLHADLAWVVVALTVALWFVLKAVDAPVGPRNRARDLFLVLMSQGIIGYVQYFTKTPEALVALHMFGSCLVWIAVVRVLLSLRERPEVTAPVPAQSDPALTRA
- a CDS encoding amidohydrolase is translated as MILAVPQPELVDQYCHGVLRTELGLGTFETQLGRTGGPPAPGTTFFDTQTGFAVRRWCPPLLGLEAHCAPARYLARRRELGVLETVRRLLRGSGVSTYLVDTGLPGDLTGPGELAAAGAADAHEIVRLELLAEQVADTSGTVDAFLANLAEAVHTAAASAVAFISVTAVRQCLDPDPPGPGEVRGAAGRWLTRRRIQEPLEDPVLLRHLLWSAVASGRPLQLRLGMDDATGLASFAAATNGLGTDLVLLHGYPYHRQAAHLASVFPHVYADVGPALVRTGARAADVLAELLELAPFGKLLYSSGARGLPELHVVGARLFTHALSRVLGAWVADGAWARTDAERVAAMIGAGNARRVYGLSGAGERRV